In a genomic window of Branchiostoma lanceolatum isolate klBraLanc5 chromosome 12, klBraLanc5.hap2, whole genome shotgun sequence:
- the LOC136445848 gene encoding ankyrin repeat and SOCS box protein 1-like: MKVLIRYGAELNFSKPTMEEGALCSTVLYICLIYKHYECFKLLLCSGADPDFHIRKKLNLTNLAKDESLLQAVVKHDLPVEFAQLLIEFGINRFQRNSIGRTADQDSGNESAKFIQLSLACPLLLQSQYRIGFRRFLGLHRLQQIPALPLPTKLINFLLFSV; the protein is encoded by the exons ATGAAAGTCCTGATCCGCTACGGAGCAGAACTCAACTTCTCCAAACCGACCATGGAGGAGGGTGCTCTCtgcagtactgtactgtacatctgCTTGATTTATAAACACTACGAATGCTTTAAGTTACTGCTCTGCTCTGGCGCTGATCCAGATTTTCACATCAGAAAGAAGCTGAATCTGACAAACTTGGCAAAGGACGAGTCGCTGCTACAAGCTGTAGTAAAACATGACCTACCTGTTGAGTTCGCCCAACTACTCATAGAGTTTGGAATCAATAGATTTCAAAGAAACTCCATTGGAAGGACAGCGGACCAGGACTCGGGGAATGAAAGTGCCAAATTTATCCAACTGAGTCTAG CATGTCCACTTCTCCTGCAGTCACAGTACCGAATTGGATTCAGACGATTTCTTGGACTACACAGACTCCAACAGATTCCAGCGCTTCCCTTGCCAACCAAACTCATCAACTTTCTACTATTTTCTGTGTGA
- the LOC136445846 gene encoding transcription factor CP2-like isoform X3 → MAWARSSENSLGAAADAADNLTADFDASLSGLGHELGSAAYNMSEVLALPIFKQEGLENSFQYILCAATSPASKINEETVTYLNQRQSYELRLKRLGDNSSFQGGELLKSVVRVVFHDRRLQYTEYEQLAQWRSIRPNERLLDIDIPLSVNIYDIRKDPTAVNKVEFQWDPNKDTSVAVQVHCISTEFTAHRHGGEKGIPFRIQVDSYSVDDEHLNSASCQIKVFKPKGADRKIKTDREKMEKKPDKDKYQPSYEYTILTEENVFQPGTSPQHNVLSTPDASFNSPASSSFNSSFQTPPDINRSLQSPTNSVPTPTEDVVDKAGSPEPLALPSEPLSPGASIQDTQNWLVHNRFGNYVRTFNNFAGADLLRLTREDLVQICGPADGIRLFNALQARAIRPRLTIYVCLESQHVYHAIFLENLCVEELKLKIAQLFNASPSQLADLYRQGPTGIHVIITDQMVQNLNDETCFALSMVKAENDENRYHVVFK, encoded by the exons ATGGCATGGGCTCGGTCTTCGGAAAACTCCCTCGGGGCAGCCGCCGATGCCGCCGACAACCTGACCGCCGACTTCGACGCCAGTCTGTCGGGACTCGGGCACGAACTCGGGTCCGCCGCGTATAACATGAG TGAGGTCTTGGCTCTGCCCATCTTCAAGCAAGAGGGACTGGAGAACAG TTTCCAGTATATCTTGTGCGCGGCCACATCTCCAGCGTCCAAGATCAACGAAGAGACTGTGACTTATCTCAACCAGC GTCAGTCGTATGAGCTGAGATTAAAACGTCTTGGAGACAACAGCAGTTTTCAAGGAGGAGAGCTACTTAAG AGCGTTGTGCGTGTGGTGTTCCATGACAGAAGGTTGCAGTACACAGAGTATGAACAGCTGGCTCAATGGAGGTCAATTAGGCCGAATGAAAGACTTCTTGATATTG ACATCCCGCTGTCGGTGAACATCTATGACATCAGGAAGGACCCTACTGCTGTCAACAAAGTGGAGTTCCAATGGGACCCCAACAAAGATACCTCTGTGGCAGTACAG GTCCACTGCATAAGTACAGAGTTCACGGCACATCGCCATGGAGGAGAGAAGGGCATCCCCTTCCGTATTCAGGTGGACTCTTACTCCGTAGACGATGAGCACCTCAACTCTGCTTCATGTCAGATCAAGGTGTTCAAG CCGAAGGGTGCTGATCGAAAGATCAAAACAGATCGAGAGAAGATGGAGAAGAAGCCAGACAAGGACAAGTACCAGCCGTCGTACGAGTACACCATCCTCACCGAG GAAAACGTGTTTCAGCCCGGAACATCACCTCAGCACAACGTT TTGAGTACGCCAGATGCCTCCTTCAACTCACCAGCTAGCAGCAGCTTCAACAGCAGTTTCCAGACGCCACCTGACATAAACAG AAGTCTGCAGAGCCCCACCAACTCTGTTCCAACCCCCACTGAGGATGTGGTGGACAAAGCTGGATCTCCTGAG CCCTTGGCACTGCCATCAGAG CCACTCTCTCCAGGCGCCAGCATCCAAGATACGCAGAACTGGCTTGTGCACAACAGATTCGGCAACTATGTCAGAACGTTCAATAACTTTGCAG GAGCTGACTTGTTGAGATTGACAAGGGAAGACTTGGTGCAGATATGTGGCCCAGCTGACGGCATCAGACTCTTCAACGCCCTTCAAGCCAG AGCGATCAGACCGAGGTTGACCATATATGTCTGTCTGGAGTCACAACATG TCTACCATGCGATCTTCCTGGAGAACCTGTGTGTAGAAGAGCTGAAGCTGAAGATTGCCCAGCTGTTCAATGCCTCCCCGTCACAGTTAGCTGATCTCTACAGACAAGGACCCACCGGCATCCATGTCATCATCACGGATCAG ATGGTGCAAAATCTCAATGATGAGACTTGTTTTGCCCTTTCCATGGTTAAAG CTGAAAATGATGAGAACAGATACCACGTCGTCttcaagtaa
- the LOC136445846 gene encoding transcription factor CP2-like isoform X2, translating into MAWARSSENSLGAAADAADNLTADFDASLSGLGHELGSAAYNMSEVLALPIFKQEGLENSFQYILCAATSPASKINEETVTYLNQRQSYELRLKRLGDNSSFQGGELLKSVVRVVFHDRRLQYTEYEQLAQWRSIRPNERLLDIDIPLSVNIYDIRKDPTAVNKVEFQWDPNKDTSVAVQVHCISTEFTAHRHGGEKGIPFRIQVDSYSVDDEHLNSASCQIKVFKPKGADRKIKTDREKMEKKPDKDKYQPSYEYTILTEVCIMPLHDAQQENVFQPGTSPQHNVLSTPDASFNSPASSSFNSSFQTPPDINRSLQSPTNSVPTPTEDVVDKAGSPEPLSPGASIQDTQNWLVHNRFGNYVRTFNNFAGADLLRLTREDLVQICGPADGIRLFNALQARAIRPRLTIYVCLESQHVYHAIFLENLCVEELKLKIAQLFNASPSQLADLYRQGPTGIHVIITDQMVQNLNDETCFALSMVKAENDENRYHVVFK; encoded by the exons ATGGCATGGGCTCGGTCTTCGGAAAACTCCCTCGGGGCAGCCGCCGATGCCGCCGACAACCTGACCGCCGACTTCGACGCCAGTCTGTCGGGACTCGGGCACGAACTCGGGTCCGCCGCGTATAACATGAG TGAGGTCTTGGCTCTGCCCATCTTCAAGCAAGAGGGACTGGAGAACAG TTTCCAGTATATCTTGTGCGCGGCCACATCTCCAGCGTCCAAGATCAACGAAGAGACTGTGACTTATCTCAACCAGC GTCAGTCGTATGAGCTGAGATTAAAACGTCTTGGAGACAACAGCAGTTTTCAAGGAGGAGAGCTACTTAAG AGCGTTGTGCGTGTGGTGTTCCATGACAGAAGGTTGCAGTACACAGAGTATGAACAGCTGGCTCAATGGAGGTCAATTAGGCCGAATGAAAGACTTCTTGATATTG ACATCCCGCTGTCGGTGAACATCTATGACATCAGGAAGGACCCTACTGCTGTCAACAAAGTGGAGTTCCAATGGGACCCCAACAAAGATACCTCTGTGGCAGTACAG GTCCACTGCATAAGTACAGAGTTCACGGCACATCGCCATGGAGGAGAGAAGGGCATCCCCTTCCGTATTCAGGTGGACTCTTACTCCGTAGACGATGAGCACCTCAACTCTGCTTCATGTCAGATCAAGGTGTTCAAG CCGAAGGGTGCTGATCGAAAGATCAAAACAGATCGAGAGAAGATGGAGAAGAAGCCAGACAAGGACAAGTACCAGCCGTCGTACGAGTACACCATCCTCACCGAGGTCTGTATCATGCCCCTACATGATGCACAGCAG GAAAACGTGTTTCAGCCCGGAACATCACCTCAGCACAACGTT TTGAGTACGCCAGATGCCTCCTTCAACTCACCAGCTAGCAGCAGCTTCAACAGCAGTTTCCAGACGCCACCTGACATAAACAG AAGTCTGCAGAGCCCCACCAACTCTGTTCCAACCCCCACTGAGGATGTGGTGGACAAAGCTGGATCTCCTGAG CCACTCTCTCCAGGCGCCAGCATCCAAGATACGCAGAACTGGCTTGTGCACAACAGATTCGGCAACTATGTCAGAACGTTCAATAACTTTGCAG GAGCTGACTTGTTGAGATTGACAAGGGAAGACTTGGTGCAGATATGTGGCCCAGCTGACGGCATCAGACTCTTCAACGCCCTTCAAGCCAG AGCGATCAGACCGAGGTTGACCATATATGTCTGTCTGGAGTCACAACATG TCTACCATGCGATCTTCCTGGAGAACCTGTGTGTAGAAGAGCTGAAGCTGAAGATTGCCCAGCTGTTCAATGCCTCCCCGTCACAGTTAGCTGATCTCTACAGACAAGGACCCACCGGCATCCATGTCATCATCACGGATCAG ATGGTGCAAAATCTCAATGATGAGACTTGTTTTGCCCTTTCCATGGTTAAAG CTGAAAATGATGAGAACAGATACCACGTCGTCttcaagtaa
- the LOC136445846 gene encoding transcription factor CP2-like isoform X1: MAWARSSENSLGAAADAADNLTADFDASLSGLGHELGSAAYNMSEVLALPIFKQEGLENSFQYILCAATSPASKINEETVTYLNQRQSYELRLKRLGDNSSFQGGELLKSVVRVVFHDRRLQYTEYEQLAQWRSIRPNERLLDIDIPLSVNIYDIRKDPTAVNKVEFQWDPNKDTSVAVQVHCISTEFTAHRHGGEKGIPFRIQVDSYSVDDEHLNSASCQIKVFKPKGADRKIKTDREKMEKKPDKDKYQPSYEYTILTEVCIMPLHDAQQENVFQPGTSPQHNVLSTPDASFNSPASSSFNSSFQTPPDINRSLQSPTNSVPTPTEDVVDKAGSPEPLALPSEPLSPGASIQDTQNWLVHNRFGNYVRTFNNFAGADLLRLTREDLVQICGPADGIRLFNALQARAIRPRLTIYVCLESQHVYHAIFLENLCVEELKLKIAQLFNASPSQLADLYRQGPTGIHVIITDQMVQNLNDETCFALSMVKAENDENRYHVVFK; this comes from the exons ATGGCATGGGCTCGGTCTTCGGAAAACTCCCTCGGGGCAGCCGCCGATGCCGCCGACAACCTGACCGCCGACTTCGACGCCAGTCTGTCGGGACTCGGGCACGAACTCGGGTCCGCCGCGTATAACATGAG TGAGGTCTTGGCTCTGCCCATCTTCAAGCAAGAGGGACTGGAGAACAG TTTCCAGTATATCTTGTGCGCGGCCACATCTCCAGCGTCCAAGATCAACGAAGAGACTGTGACTTATCTCAACCAGC GTCAGTCGTATGAGCTGAGATTAAAACGTCTTGGAGACAACAGCAGTTTTCAAGGAGGAGAGCTACTTAAG AGCGTTGTGCGTGTGGTGTTCCATGACAGAAGGTTGCAGTACACAGAGTATGAACAGCTGGCTCAATGGAGGTCAATTAGGCCGAATGAAAGACTTCTTGATATTG ACATCCCGCTGTCGGTGAACATCTATGACATCAGGAAGGACCCTACTGCTGTCAACAAAGTGGAGTTCCAATGGGACCCCAACAAAGATACCTCTGTGGCAGTACAG GTCCACTGCATAAGTACAGAGTTCACGGCACATCGCCATGGAGGAGAGAAGGGCATCCCCTTCCGTATTCAGGTGGACTCTTACTCCGTAGACGATGAGCACCTCAACTCTGCTTCATGTCAGATCAAGGTGTTCAAG CCGAAGGGTGCTGATCGAAAGATCAAAACAGATCGAGAGAAGATGGAGAAGAAGCCAGACAAGGACAAGTACCAGCCGTCGTACGAGTACACCATCCTCACCGAGGTCTGTATCATGCCCCTACATGATGCACAGCAG GAAAACGTGTTTCAGCCCGGAACATCACCTCAGCACAACGTT TTGAGTACGCCAGATGCCTCCTTCAACTCACCAGCTAGCAGCAGCTTCAACAGCAGTTTCCAGACGCCACCTGACATAAACAG AAGTCTGCAGAGCCCCACCAACTCTGTTCCAACCCCCACTGAGGATGTGGTGGACAAAGCTGGATCTCCTGAG CCCTTGGCACTGCCATCAGAG CCACTCTCTCCAGGCGCCAGCATCCAAGATACGCAGAACTGGCTTGTGCACAACAGATTCGGCAACTATGTCAGAACGTTCAATAACTTTGCAG GAGCTGACTTGTTGAGATTGACAAGGGAAGACTTGGTGCAGATATGTGGCCCAGCTGACGGCATCAGACTCTTCAACGCCCTTCAAGCCAG AGCGATCAGACCGAGGTTGACCATATATGTCTGTCTGGAGTCACAACATG TCTACCATGCGATCTTCCTGGAGAACCTGTGTGTAGAAGAGCTGAAGCTGAAGATTGCCCAGCTGTTCAATGCCTCCCCGTCACAGTTAGCTGATCTCTACAGACAAGGACCCACCGGCATCCATGTCATCATCACGGATCAG ATGGTGCAAAATCTCAATGATGAGACTTGTTTTGCCCTTTCCATGGTTAAAG CTGAAAATGATGAGAACAGATACCACGTCGTCttcaagtaa
- the LOC136445846 gene encoding transcription factor CP2-like isoform X4 yields the protein MAWARSSENSLGAAADAADNLTADFDASLSGLGHELGSAAYNMSEVLALPIFKQEGLENSFQYILCAATSPASKINEETVTYLNQRQSYELRLKRLGDNSSFQGGELLKSVVRVVFHDRRLQYTEYEQLAQWRSIRPNERLLDIDIPLSVNIYDIRKDPTAVNKVEFQWDPNKDTSVAVQVHCISTEFTAHRHGGEKGIPFRIQVDSYSVDDEHLNSASCQIKVFKPKGADRKIKTDREKMEKKPDKDKYQPSYEYTILTEVCIMPLHDAQQLSTPDASFNSPASSSFNSSFQTPPDINRSLQSPTNSVPTPTEDVVDKAGSPEPLALPSEPLSPGASIQDTQNWLVHNRFGNYVRTFNNFAGADLLRLTREDLVQICGPADGIRLFNALQARAIRPRLTIYVCLESQHVYHAIFLENLCVEELKLKIAQLFNASPSQLADLYRQGPTGIHVIITDQMVQNLNDETCFALSMVKAENDENRYHVVFK from the exons ATGGCATGGGCTCGGTCTTCGGAAAACTCCCTCGGGGCAGCCGCCGATGCCGCCGACAACCTGACCGCCGACTTCGACGCCAGTCTGTCGGGACTCGGGCACGAACTCGGGTCCGCCGCGTATAACATGAG TGAGGTCTTGGCTCTGCCCATCTTCAAGCAAGAGGGACTGGAGAACAG TTTCCAGTATATCTTGTGCGCGGCCACATCTCCAGCGTCCAAGATCAACGAAGAGACTGTGACTTATCTCAACCAGC GTCAGTCGTATGAGCTGAGATTAAAACGTCTTGGAGACAACAGCAGTTTTCAAGGAGGAGAGCTACTTAAG AGCGTTGTGCGTGTGGTGTTCCATGACAGAAGGTTGCAGTACACAGAGTATGAACAGCTGGCTCAATGGAGGTCAATTAGGCCGAATGAAAGACTTCTTGATATTG ACATCCCGCTGTCGGTGAACATCTATGACATCAGGAAGGACCCTACTGCTGTCAACAAAGTGGAGTTCCAATGGGACCCCAACAAAGATACCTCTGTGGCAGTACAG GTCCACTGCATAAGTACAGAGTTCACGGCACATCGCCATGGAGGAGAGAAGGGCATCCCCTTCCGTATTCAGGTGGACTCTTACTCCGTAGACGATGAGCACCTCAACTCTGCTTCATGTCAGATCAAGGTGTTCAAG CCGAAGGGTGCTGATCGAAAGATCAAAACAGATCGAGAGAAGATGGAGAAGAAGCCAGACAAGGACAAGTACCAGCCGTCGTACGAGTACACCATCCTCACCGAGGTCTGTATCATGCCCCTACATGATGCACAGCAG TTGAGTACGCCAGATGCCTCCTTCAACTCACCAGCTAGCAGCAGCTTCAACAGCAGTTTCCAGACGCCACCTGACATAAACAG AAGTCTGCAGAGCCCCACCAACTCTGTTCCAACCCCCACTGAGGATGTGGTGGACAAAGCTGGATCTCCTGAG CCCTTGGCACTGCCATCAGAG CCACTCTCTCCAGGCGCCAGCATCCAAGATACGCAGAACTGGCTTGTGCACAACAGATTCGGCAACTATGTCAGAACGTTCAATAACTTTGCAG GAGCTGACTTGTTGAGATTGACAAGGGAAGACTTGGTGCAGATATGTGGCCCAGCTGACGGCATCAGACTCTTCAACGCCCTTCAAGCCAG AGCGATCAGACCGAGGTTGACCATATATGTCTGTCTGGAGTCACAACATG TCTACCATGCGATCTTCCTGGAGAACCTGTGTGTAGAAGAGCTGAAGCTGAAGATTGCCCAGCTGTTCAATGCCTCCCCGTCACAGTTAGCTGATCTCTACAGACAAGGACCCACCGGCATCCATGTCATCATCACGGATCAG ATGGTGCAAAATCTCAATGATGAGACTTGTTTTGCCCTTTCCATGGTTAAAG CTGAAAATGATGAGAACAGATACCACGTCGTCttcaagtaa
- the LOC136445846 gene encoding transcription factor CP2-like isoform X5 produces the protein MAWARSSENSLGAAADAADNLTADFDASLSGLGHELGSAAYNMSEVLALPIFKQEGLENSFQYILCAATSPASKINEETVTYLNQRQSYELRLKRLGDNSSFQGGELLKSVVRVVFHDRRLQYTEYEQLAQWRSIRPNERLLDIDIPLSVNIYDIRKDPTAVNKVEFQWDPNKDTSVAVQVHCISTEFTAHRHGGEKGIPFRIQVDSYSVDDEHLNSASCQIKVFKPKGADRKIKTDREKMEKKPDKDKYQPSYEYTILTELSTPDASFNSPASSSFNSSFQTPPDINRSLQSPTNSVPTPTEDVVDKAGSPEPLALPSEPLSPGASIQDTQNWLVHNRFGNYVRTFNNFAGADLLRLTREDLVQICGPADGIRLFNALQARAIRPRLTIYVCLESQHVYHAIFLENLCVEELKLKIAQLFNASPSQLADLYRQGPTGIHVIITDQMVQNLNDETCFALSMVKAENDENRYHVVFK, from the exons ATGGCATGGGCTCGGTCTTCGGAAAACTCCCTCGGGGCAGCCGCCGATGCCGCCGACAACCTGACCGCCGACTTCGACGCCAGTCTGTCGGGACTCGGGCACGAACTCGGGTCCGCCGCGTATAACATGAG TGAGGTCTTGGCTCTGCCCATCTTCAAGCAAGAGGGACTGGAGAACAG TTTCCAGTATATCTTGTGCGCGGCCACATCTCCAGCGTCCAAGATCAACGAAGAGACTGTGACTTATCTCAACCAGC GTCAGTCGTATGAGCTGAGATTAAAACGTCTTGGAGACAACAGCAGTTTTCAAGGAGGAGAGCTACTTAAG AGCGTTGTGCGTGTGGTGTTCCATGACAGAAGGTTGCAGTACACAGAGTATGAACAGCTGGCTCAATGGAGGTCAATTAGGCCGAATGAAAGACTTCTTGATATTG ACATCCCGCTGTCGGTGAACATCTATGACATCAGGAAGGACCCTACTGCTGTCAACAAAGTGGAGTTCCAATGGGACCCCAACAAAGATACCTCTGTGGCAGTACAG GTCCACTGCATAAGTACAGAGTTCACGGCACATCGCCATGGAGGAGAGAAGGGCATCCCCTTCCGTATTCAGGTGGACTCTTACTCCGTAGACGATGAGCACCTCAACTCTGCTTCATGTCAGATCAAGGTGTTCAAG CCGAAGGGTGCTGATCGAAAGATCAAAACAGATCGAGAGAAGATGGAGAAGAAGCCAGACAAGGACAAGTACCAGCCGTCGTACGAGTACACCATCCTCACCGAG TTGAGTACGCCAGATGCCTCCTTCAACTCACCAGCTAGCAGCAGCTTCAACAGCAGTTTCCAGACGCCACCTGACATAAACAG AAGTCTGCAGAGCCCCACCAACTCTGTTCCAACCCCCACTGAGGATGTGGTGGACAAAGCTGGATCTCCTGAG CCCTTGGCACTGCCATCAGAG CCACTCTCTCCAGGCGCCAGCATCCAAGATACGCAGAACTGGCTTGTGCACAACAGATTCGGCAACTATGTCAGAACGTTCAATAACTTTGCAG GAGCTGACTTGTTGAGATTGACAAGGGAAGACTTGGTGCAGATATGTGGCCCAGCTGACGGCATCAGACTCTTCAACGCCCTTCAAGCCAG AGCGATCAGACCGAGGTTGACCATATATGTCTGTCTGGAGTCACAACATG TCTACCATGCGATCTTCCTGGAGAACCTGTGTGTAGAAGAGCTGAAGCTGAAGATTGCCCAGCTGTTCAATGCCTCCCCGTCACAGTTAGCTGATCTCTACAGACAAGGACCCACCGGCATCCATGTCATCATCACGGATCAG ATGGTGCAAAATCTCAATGATGAGACTTGTTTTGCCCTTTCCATGGTTAAAG CTGAAAATGATGAGAACAGATACCACGTCGTCttcaagtaa